One region of Rhodophyticola sp. CCM32 genomic DNA includes:
- a CDS encoding nickel/cobalt transporter, with the protein MRGGLILLALACALGLAGIFLTGADTALFRWAIAQQRDIQNGLAGALRALRVGEPGALTGFLGLCFAYGFVHAAGPGHGKILIGGYGAARRVGLVRLSAIALFCSLAQAATAVILVAAGLWLLGWGRARLTGLAEETFAPLSFALIAGVGLWLVWRGFAALFLSADRHAHHAHDTCATCGHAHAPDAETLSQTTGWRATILLVAAVAVRPCTGALFILILTAQMGIFATGMAGAFAMGLGTASVTIAVAIAAVTLREGALASLPGRAAIARAQPMIELAAGLAIALLAGSLAVQAL; encoded by the coding sequence TTTTCCTGACCGGGGCTGATACGGCCCTGTTTCGGTGGGCCATCGCACAGCAACGCGATATCCAGAACGGGCTGGCCGGGGCGTTGCGTGCGCTCAGGGTGGGGGAGCCGGGGGCTCTTACAGGGTTTCTCGGGCTTTGTTTCGCATATGGGTTTGTTCATGCCGCGGGGCCGGGCCATGGCAAGATTCTCATCGGCGGTTATGGCGCGGCGCGGCGGGTCGGGCTGGTGCGCCTGTCAGCGATTGCGCTGTTCTGCAGCTTGGCGCAGGCGGCAACGGCGGTGATCCTGGTGGCGGCCGGGTTGTGGCTGCTTGGCTGGGGCCGGGCGCGGCTGACCGGTCTGGCGGAGGAGACCTTTGCCCCGCTCAGTTTTGCTTTGATCGCGGGGGTGGGCCTGTGGCTGGTCTGGCGCGGGTTTGCCGCCCTGTTTCTGTCCGCTGACCGCCATGCCCATCATGCGCATGACACCTGCGCCACATGCGGTCACGCCCATGCACCCGATGCCGAAACACTGTCGCAAACCACGGGGTGGCGCGCCACGATTCTGCTGGTGGCGGCAGTGGCGGTGCGCCCCTGCACCGGGGCACTGTTCATCCTGATCCTGACCGCGCAGATGGGGATTTTCGCAACCGGCATGGCCGGGGCCTTTGCCATGGGGCTGGGAACCGCCAGTGTGACAATCGCCGTCGCCATAGCTGCCGTAACGCTCCGCGAAGGGGCCTTGGCCAGCTTGCCTGGCCGCGCCGCTATCGCCCGGGCGCAGCCGATGATCGAACTGGCCGCAGGTCTTGCCATCGCCCTTCTGGCGGGCAGTCTGGCAGTTCAGGCCCTGTAA
- a CDS encoding MATE family efflux transporter, producing the protein MSPFRSHMRATLTLGLPLIGSHLAQISIGLTDTIMIGWYGVPELAAAALGATYFHVVLILGMGFALAVMPMVAAATAEDNTAQVRRVTRMGLWIAVLFSLISLPLFWFSGPILLSLGQGPDVAANAQSYLRIAGGGIGFAVMFTVLRSHLSALEHTRIVLWATLAGVLLNVGLNWVLIFGNLGASELGLRGAAIASLGTHGVMLAVLALYAARARGVADYDLFARIWRPDWEAFGQVFRLGWPIALTLLSESGLFMATMIMMGWIGTLELAAHGVAIQIVSTAFMVHVGLSSAATVRAGHAWGRRDIPNLRHAARAALTLSAVVVALNIALFLIFPAPLIALFLDPTDPLKPQIIAIGTSLLAVATLFQLADAAQVMALGLLRAVQDTRLPMLYAVISYWLIGIPSSYVLGILMGLGGVGIWMGLVIGLAVAGALMMTRFWQGPARLPEMA; encoded by the coding sequence ATGTCCCCCTTTCGCAGCCATATGCGCGCCACGCTGACGCTTGGCCTGCCTTTGATCGGCAGCCATTTGGCGCAGATATCCATCGGCCTGACCGATACGATCATGATCGGCTGGTACGGGGTGCCGGAACTGGCTGCCGCCGCCCTTGGCGCCACCTATTTCCATGTGGTGCTGATCCTGGGGATGGGATTTGCGCTTGCGGTGATGCCGATGGTGGCCGCCGCCACTGCCGAAGACAACACGGCGCAGGTCCGGCGGGTCACGCGCATGGGGCTGTGGATCGCGGTCCTGTTCAGCCTCATCAGCCTGCCGCTTTTCTGGTTCTCGGGCCCAATCCTGCTGAGCCTCGGGCAGGGTCCTGATGTGGCCGCCAATGCACAATCCTATCTGCGGATCGCAGGCGGCGGAATTGGCTTTGCGGTGATGTTCACGGTGCTGCGCAGCCATCTGTCGGCGCTGGAACATACCAGGATCGTGCTTTGGGCCACCCTGGCCGGCGTTCTGCTGAATGTGGGGCTGAACTGGGTGCTGATCTTCGGCAATCTGGGGGCGTCCGAACTGGGCCTGCGCGGGGCGGCCATCGCCTCGCTTGGCACCCATGGGGTGATGCTTGCGGTTCTGGCGCTTTATGCCGCCCGCGCCCGGGGTGTGGCGGATTATGACCTGTTTGCCCGTATCTGGCGCCCGGACTGGGAGGCGTTCGGACAGGTGTTTCGCCTTGGCTGGCCGATTGCCCTGACCCTTCTGTCGGAAAGCGGGCTGTTCATGGCAACGATGATCATGATGGGCTGGATCGGAACCCTGGAACTGGCCGCCCATGGGGTGGCGATCCAGATCGTGTCCACCGCATTCATGGTGCATGTGGGGCTCAGCTCGGCGGCAACCGTGCGGGCAGGCCATGCCTGGGGCCGCCGCGACATCCCCAATCTGCGCCACGCGGCGCGCGCCGCCCTGACACTCTCGGCTGTGGTGGTGGCGCTGAATATCGCGCTTTTCCTGATCTTCCCCGCGCCCCTGATCGCGCTGTTCCTTGACCCGACCGATCCGCTGAAACCGCAGATCATCGCCATCGGCACATCGCTTCTGGCGGTGGCAACCCTGTTTCAGCTGGCGGATGCGGCACAGGTGATGGCGCTTGGCCTGCTCAGAGCTGTGCAGGATACCCGCTTGCCGATGCTTTACGCGGTGATCAGCTACTGGCTGATCGGCATCCCCTCCAGCTATGTGCTCGGCATCCTGATGGGTCTGGGCGGGGTCGGCATCTGGATGGGCCTTGTGATCGGCCTGGCCGTTGCCGGGGCCCTGATGATGACCCGGTTCTGGCAGGGTCCGGCGCGCCTGCCAGAGATGGCATAG
- a CDS encoding M20/M25/M40 family metallo-hydrolase, which yields MSLDAVLNRIDADLDAATDRLMQLLRIPSISTDPAFKSDCQVAADWLATELTGLGFDASVRPTPGHPMVVAHGGGDGPHVLFYGHYDVQPVDPLDLWHRDPFDPVIQDTPKGKVIRGRGACDDKGQLMTFVEACRAWKAETGTLPARVTVFFEGEEESGSPSLIPFLEENAEELKADIALICDTGLFDAETPAIVTQLRGLLGEEITITGPDVDLHSGMYGGIAMNPIRALTDILAGLHDENGVIQVPGFYDDVAEITPELKAQWDGLGFDGAGFLGEVGLAQPAGEAGRSALEMIWSRPTAEINGIWGGYTRDGFKTVLPSEAHAKVSFRLVSGQDPHKLRGSFRAWVRAQLPGDCEVRFGDHGASPAGHMDTTHPAFEIALAALSAEWPKPAAFIGCGGSIPVAGYFKSHLGMDALLAGFGKEDDAVHSPNEKYDLSSFHHGIRAWARILGGLSG from the coding sequence ATGTCTCTGGATGCCGTGCTGAACCGGATTGATGCCGATCTGGATGCTGCCACTGATCGCCTGATGCAGCTTTTGCGCATCCCCTCGATCTCGACCGATCCGGCCTTCAAATCCGATTGTCAGGTCGCCGCCGACTGGCTGGCGACAGAATTGACCGGCCTGGGATTCGACGCCTCGGTCCGGCCCACGCCCGGCCATCCGATGGTGGTGGCCCATGGCGGCGGGGATGGCCCGCATGTGCTGTTCTACGGCCATTATGACGTGCAGCCGGTGGACCCGCTGGACCTGTGGCACCGGGATCCGTTTGACCCGGTCATTCAGGACACGCCGAAAGGCAAGGTGATCCGCGGCCGTGGTGCATGCGATGACAAGGGACAGTTGATGACCTTTGTCGAGGCCTGTCGCGCCTGGAAGGCGGAAACCGGCACCCTGCCCGCCAGGGTGACGGTCTTTTTTGAAGGGGAGGAGGAAAGCGGTTCCCCCTCGCTGATCCCGTTTCTGGAAGAAAATGCAGAGGAGTTGAAAGCCGATATCGCGCTGATCTGCGACACCGGCCTGTTCGATGCCGAAACCCCGGCGATCGTGACGCAGCTGCGCGGGTTGCTGGGCGAGGAAATCACCATCACCGGGCCGGATGTGGATCTGCATTCCGGCATGTATGGCGGGATCGCGATGAACCCGATCCGGGCGCTGACCGATATTCTGGCCGGGCTGCATGATGAAAACGGTGTCATCCAGGTGCCCGGTTTCTATGATGATGTGGCCGAGATCACGCCGGAGCTGAAAGCCCAGTGGGACGGGCTGGGCTTTGACGGTGCCGGGTTTCTGGGTGAGGTCGGCCTGGCGCAGCCCGCGGGAGAGGCCGGGCGCTCAGCGCTGGAGATGATCTGGTCCCGCCCCACGGCCGAGATCAACGGCATCTGGGGCGGCTATACCAGGGACGGGTTCAAGACGGTCCTGCCCTCGGAAGCCCATGCCAAGGTCAGTTTCCGGCTGGTCAGCGGCCAGGACCCCCATAAGCTGCGCGGCAGTTTCCGAGCCTGGGTGCGGGCGCAACTGCCCGGGGATTGTGAGGTGAGATTTGGCGATCACGGGGCCTCCCCCGCCGGGCATATGGATACCACCCACCCGGCTTTCGAGATCGCGCTGGCGGCCTTGTCGGCGGAATGGCCGAAACCGGCGGCCTTTATCGGCTGTGGCGGGTCAATACCCGTTGCGGGCTATTTCAAAAGCCATCTGGGCATGGATGCGCTGCTGGCAGGTTTCGGCAAGGAGGATGACGCGGTGCATTCACCCAATGAGAAATATGACCTGTCCAGCTTTCACCATGGCATCCGGGCCTGGGCGCGGATTCTGGGTGGATTATCCGGGTGA
- a CDS encoding 5-aminolevulic acid synthase yields the protein MRVWMGALAALTGLVLAVPVPAQDLPSGREAQRMLFSPRGQAEAVVVPDDSLNPREIALLETVLSEGVLPDMLYYGALAIAPDAGLANPTTTIAVGNYHDEVSARTAALERCDAAREGQGAPCVVVLLVRPRGWEPGAALQLSASASAVLRGDYRRADAPKALAISPLSGAWGIGDSAEAANEACGQPDCRVVIAD from the coding sequence ATGCGGGTATGGATGGGGGCGCTGGCAGCCCTGACCGGTCTGGTGCTGGCTGTGCCGGTTCCGGCGCAGGACCTGCCCTCGGGGCGCGAGGCGCAGCGGATGCTGTTTTCGCCAAGGGGCCAGGCCGAGGCGGTCGTGGTCCCCGATGACAGTCTGAACCCGCGCGAGATTGCCCTGCTGGAGACGGTGCTGAGCGAGGGCGTGTTGCCCGATATGCTCTATTACGGGGCGCTGGCGATTGCGCCGGATGCGGGGCTGGCCAATCCGACAACGACAATAGCGGTTGGCAATTACCATGATGAGGTTTCGGCGCGCACCGCGGCGCTGGAGCGCTGTGATGCCGCGCGCGAGGGGCAAGGCGCGCCCTGTGTTGTGGTGCTGCTGGTGCGCCCGCGCGGATGGGAACCGGGGGCGGCCCTTCAGCTCAGCGCCTCGGCCAGCGCGGTTTTGCGCGGCGATTACCGCCGCGCCGATGCGCCCAAGGCCCTTGCCATTTCGCCCCTCAGCGGTGCCTGGGGGATCGGGGACAGTGCCGAGGCTGCCAACGAAGCTTGCGGTCAGCCCGATTGCCGTGTGGTCATTGCCGATTAA
- the hemA gene encoding 5-aminolevulinate synthase yields the protein MDYETALDTALNTLHEEGRYRTFIDIERRRGQFPHAVWTRPDGSTRDITVWCGNDYLGMGQHPVVLTAMKEALEAAGAGSGGTRNISGTTVYHKALEAELADLHQKEAALIFTSAYIANDATLSTLPKLFPGLIIYSDALNHASMIEGVRRNGGAKRIFRHNDVAHLRALMAADDPAAPKLIAFESIYSMDGDFGPIEEICNLADEFGALTYIDEVHAVGMYGPRGAGVAERDGLMDRFDIINGTLGKAYGVMGGYVAASEKMCDAIRSYAPGFIFTTSIPPVIAAGAAASVRHLKTDQARRDLHQERARVLKLRLIAMGLPIIDHGSHIVPVIVGDPVHTKKISDMLLSEYGIYVQPINFPTVPRGTERLRFTPSPVHDTNMLDGLVNAMDGLWSHCALNRAELSA from the coding sequence GTGGACTATGAGACCGCACTCGATACCGCCTTGAACACTCTGCATGAGGAAGGCCGTTATCGCACATTCATTGATATCGAACGGCGGCGCGGGCAGTTCCCCCATGCGGTCTGGACCCGCCCGGATGGCAGCACCCGGGATATCACCGTCTGGTGTGGCAATGATTATCTGGGCATGGGCCAGCATCCGGTTGTACTGACCGCGATGAAAGAGGCGCTGGAGGCGGCCGGTGCGGGTTCTGGCGGCACAAGGAATATTTCGGGCACCACAGTCTATCATAAGGCGCTTGAGGCGGAACTGGCGGATCTGCACCAGAAAGAGGCGGCGCTGATCTTCACCTCGGCCTATATCGCCAATGATGCAACTTTGAGCACTCTGCCCAAATTGTTCCCAGGCCTGATTATTTATTCCGATGCCCTGAATCATGCCTCGATGATCGAAGGGGTGCGCCGCAATGGCGGTGCCAAGCGCATCTTCCGCCATAATGACGTGGCCCATCTGCGCGCGCTGATGGCGGCAGATGATCCCGCCGCCCCGAAACTGATCGCATTTGAGTCGATCTATTCCATGGATGGGGATTTCGGCCCGATCGAAGAGATTTGCAATCTGGCGGATGAGTTTGGCGCCCTGACCTATATCGATGAGGTGCATGCGGTTGGCATGTATGGCCCGCGTGGCGCCGGTGTGGCCGAGCGGGATGGTCTGATGGACCGGTTCGACATCATCAATGGCACCCTTGGCAAAGCCTATGGCGTGATGGGCGGCTATGTAGCTGCATCGGAAAAAATGTGTGATGCAATAAGGTCTTACGCGCCGGGCTTCATCTTCACCACGTCGATCCCGCCGGTGATTGCTGCCGGTGCTGCGGCTTCGGTCCGGCATCTGAAAACCGATCAGGCGCGCCGGGATCTGCATCAGGAACGTGCCAGGGTTCTGAAACTGCGCCTGATTGCCATGGGCCTGCCGATCATTGACCACGGGTCCCATATCGTGCCGGTGATTGTGGGGGATCCGGTGCATACCAAAAAGATCTCGGACATGTTGTTGTCTGAATACGGGATTTACGTGCAACCGATCAATTTCCCGACGGTTCCACGCGGTACGGAGCGCCTGCGTTTCACGCCTTCTCCGGTTCATGACACGAACATGCTGGATGGTCTGGTCAATGCGATGGACGGGCTTTGGAGCCATTGTGCGCTGAATCGTGCCGAACTCAGCGCCTGA
- a CDS encoding helix-turn-helix domain-containing protein, which produces MGKDRAEHKVPGVPFEAFASLDVPLGDLMRGERATLGKSLLDVERELKIKAAYIAAIENGDLSAFSSQGFIAGYVRSYSRYLGLDPEWTFERFCRESGFAGVHGLSGRQAGQAKRALAEAPGRIDPNDLIKVARVSFTPERENVFSNVEPGALGSALVLIALVAGIGYGAWAVLNDIQRLQFAPVEQAPDTLAALDPLGGAVEGNFGTGLPEEDMATAIPTADALDRLYRPQALDVPVMTPRDQPLATLDPDQVGTLAAPVNRLAGETAVTETPIPGSTVQVTERSGDEVLLFAVRPSWVRITSASGTVIYEGTLNAGDSYALPASEVPPTLRAGNSGSLYFAVNGVTMGPAGPGTSVARDVVLSADAISESFVMADATTDPDLAEVAALVLSAEPASGE; this is translated from the coding sequence ATGGGCAAGGACAGGGCAGAACATAAGGTGCCGGGCGTGCCGTTTGAGGCATTTGCCTCTCTCGATGTTCCTTTGGGCGACCTGATGCGGGGCGAACGTGCGACGCTTGGCAAATCCCTTCTGGATGTGGAACGTGAACTGAAAATCAAGGCCGCCTATATCGCGGCTATTGAGAACGGGGATTTGTCGGCCTTTTCCTCGCAGGGGTTTATCGCCGGGTATGTCCGCTCGTATTCCCGTTATCTGGGTCTGGATCCGGAATGGACCTTTGAGAGATTCTGCCGTGAAAGCGGCTTTGCCGGGGTCCATGGCCTGTCTGGCCGTCAGGCCGGGCAGGCGAAACGGGCGCTGGCCGAGGCGCCGGGCCGGATTGATCCCAATGATCTGATCAAGGTCGCGCGTGTTTCCTTTACGCCCGAACGTGAAAACGTGTTTTCCAATGTGGAGCCGGGCGCGCTTGGCTCTGCGCTGGTTCTGATCGCGCTTGTGGCGGGTATCGGCTATGGGGCCTGGGCGGTTTTGAACGATATTCAGCGGCTGCAATTCGCGCCTGTCGAACAGGCGCCCGATACGCTGGCCGCACTTGACCCGCTTGGCGGGGCTGTGGAAGGCAATTTCGGCACCGGCCTGCCCGAGGAGGATATGGCCACCGCCATCCCGACCGCCGATGCGCTGGACCGGCTTTACCGGCCACAGGCGCTTGACGTGCCGGTGATGACGCCCCGGGACCAGCCGCTGGCAACACTTGATCCCGATCAGGTCGGTACGCTTGCGGCGCCGGTGAACCGGCTGGCAGGTGAGACAGCCGTGACTGAAACACCGATCCCCGGCAGCACCGTACAGGTGACCGAACGCAGCGGCGATGAGGTTCTGTTATTCGCGGTGCGCCCCTCCTGGGTGCGGATCACCTCGGCCTCGGGCACGGTGATCTATGAAGGCACGCTGAACGCTGGCGACAGCTATGCCCTGCCGGCTTCGGAAGTGCCGCCAACCTTGCGGGCGGGCAATTCAGGCTCGCTCTATTTCGCGGTCAATGGGGTGACGATGGGCCCCGCTGGCCCCGGCACATCCGTGGCCCGGGATGTGGTTCTGTCCGCCGACGCGATTTCAGAAAGTTTCGTGATGGCCGATGCCACCACCGACCCGGATCTGGCCGAGGTCGCGGCCCTTGTGCTGAGCGCAGAGCCTGCAAGCGGAGAATGA
- the ispG gene encoding flavodoxin-dependent (E)-4-hydroxy-3-methylbut-2-enyl-diphosphate synthase, with product MSHNPIRPWRNIDRRQSRQIHVGNVPVGGDAPITVQTMTNTLTTDIKGTIAQVQACAEAGADIVRISVPDEASSRALKEIVAESPVPIVADIHFHYKRGIEAAAAGAACLRINPGNIGNASRVQEVIRAARDHECSIRIGVNAGSLEKHLLEKYGEPCPEAMIESGLDHIRILEDNDFHNYKISCKASDVFLAAAAYQGLAEATDAPIHLGITEAGGLISGTVKSAIGLGNLLWMGIGDTIRVSLSADPVEEVKMGFEILKSLGLRHRGVNIISCPSCARQGFDVIKTVEALELRLEHIKTPMSLSIIGCVVNGPGEALMTDVGFTGGGAGSGMVYLAGKQSHKLSNEQMIDHIVEQVEKKAAELDAQRAVEEAAIQAAE from the coding sequence ATGTCGCATAATCCAATCCGTCCCTGGCGCAATATAGACCGTCGCCAAAGCCGCCAGATACATGTGGGCAATGTGCCCGTGGGCGGGGATGCACCGATCACGGTGCAGACGATGACCAACACCCTGACCACCGATATCAAGGGCACCATCGCGCAGGTGCAGGCCTGTGCCGAGGCGGGGGCCGATATTGTCCGTATCTCGGTGCCTGATGAGGCAAGCTCCCGGGCCTTGAAAGAGATTGTTGCGGAAAGTCCGGTGCCGATCGTTGCCGATATTCATTTTCACTACAAACGCGGGATCGAGGCCGCCGCCGCCGGTGCTGCCTGCCTGCGGATCAATCCGGGCAATATCGGGAATGCCTCCCGCGTGCAGGAGGTGATCAGGGCCGCCCGCGATCATGAGTGTTCGATCCGCATCGGCGTGAATGCGGGCAGTCTGGAAAAGCATCTGCTTGAGAAATACGGCGAGCCATGCCCAGAGGCGATGATCGAAAGCGGGCTGGATCATATCCGCATTCTCGAAGACAATGATTTCCACAACTACAAGATCAGCTGCAAGGCCTCGGATGTGTTTCTGGCCGCCGCTGCCTATCAGGGTCTGGCCGAGGCCACGGATGCCCCCATTCATCTGGGCATTACCGAGGCGGGCGGGCTGATCTCGGGCACGGTGAAATCGGCGATCGGTCTTGGCAATCTGCTGTGGATGGGGATTGGCGACACTATCCGCGTGTCCCTGTCTGCGGATCCGGTGGAAGAGGTCAAAATGGGGTTCGAGATATTGAAATCCCTCGGCCTGCGCCATCGTGGGGTGAATATCATTTCCTGCCCCTCCTGCGCGCGGCAGGGGTTTGATGTGATCAAGACGGTCGAGGCGCTGGAGCTTCGGCTGGAGCATATAAAGACACCCATGAGCCTGAGCATCATCGGCTGTGTCGTGAACGGCCCGGGTGAGGCGCTGATGACAGATGTGGGCTTCACCGGCGGGGGGGCGGGCAGTGGCATGGTCTATCTGGCGGGAAAGCAGAGCCATAAGCTGTCAAATGAACAGATGATTGATCATATCGTTGAACAGGTGGAAAAAAAGGCCGCTGAGCTGGACGCTCAACGGGCCGTGGAAGAGGCCGCTATCCAGGCCGCCGAATAG
- a CDS encoding transposase: MALVDALGNLVRFVLMPANRYDTVGVAPLIKGVEFGAMLADKAFDSNWIIDDMNARGAKIVISQRPQRLQPMAIDSEMYKWRHLIENYFQKLKEFKRIAMRSDKTDASYAAMICLCSAIINSR, translated from the coding sequence CTGGCTTTGGTGGATGCGCTTGGCAACCTGGTGCGCTTCGTCCTGATGCCAGCCAACCGCTACGACACGGTTGGCGTCGCGCCATTGATCAAAGGTGTAGAATTTGGTGCGATGCTTGCCGACAAAGCCTTCGACAGCAATTGGATCATCGACGACATGAACGCGCGAGGCGCAAAGATCGTCATATCCCAGCGCCCGCAACGATTGCAGCCAATGGCGATCGATAGTGAAATGTACAAATGGCGCCACTTGATCGAAAACTACTTCCAGAAACTGAAAGAATTCAAACGCATAGCTATGCGCTCGGACAAGACTGATGCATCCTATGCTGCAATGATCTGCCTATGCTCTGCGATCATCAACTCAAGATGA
- a CDS encoding IS5 family transposase (programmed frameshift): MSSNFWLTEEQFNKISPLLPNKPRGVPRVDDRRVLSGIIFCIQRGYRWSDVPPEYGPAKTLYNRWKRWSEAGVFERVFDALARETADLSTLMIDASHVKTHRIAANGVKKTARGRSIGKTKGGLNSKLHLVCDGGGCPVHLGLTAGNRADISQARQCLEPYVAKGCTVIADRGYDANHLRDWLTKAEATACIPPRKNRKVQFEYDADLYKTRNIVERMFNRLKDWRQLSLRTFRCPNTFLAAAHIAATVIWFL; the protein is encoded by the exons ATGTCGTCGAATTTCTGGCTCACCGAAGAACAGTTCAATAAAATCAGTCCTTTGCTGCCAAACAAGCCCCGAGGCGTGCCACGGGTGGATGATCGTCGTGTCTTGTCCGGGATCATTTTCTGTATCCAGCGAGGCTATCGCTGGTCCGATGTGCCGCCCGAATATGGCCCGGCAAAGACGCTCTACAACCGCTGGAAACGTTGGTCCGAGGCAGGCGTTTTCGAACGTGTCTTTGACGCGCTGGCGCGCGAGACGGCCGACCTGTCGACACTCATGATCGATGCGAGCCATGTCAAAACGCATCGGATCGCAGCGAACGGTGTCAAAAAAACAGCCCGG GGACGGAGCATCGGCAAGACCAAAGGCGGGCTGAATTCGAAGCTGCATCTGGTTTGCGACGGTGGCGGTTGCCCGGTTCACTTGGGGCTGACTGCGGGAAATCGGGCCGATATTTCCCAAGCACGCCAGTGCCTTGAACCCTATGTCGCCAAAGGCTGCACCGTCATCGCGGACCGTGGCTATGACGCCAATCACCTGCGTGACTGGCTGACCAAGGCAGAGGCAACAGCCTGCATCCCGCCCCGCAAAAACCGCAAGGTGCAGTTTGAATATGACGCAGATCTCTACAAAACCCGCAATATCGTAGAGCGCATGTTCAATCGCCTGAAAGACTGGCGACAACTCAGCCTGCGCACATTCCGATGCCCCAACACCTTCCTCGCGGCCGCCCACATCGCCGCTACAGTGATTTGGTTCTTATGA
- a CDS encoding methyltransferase domain-containing protein, translating to MSEKKKSVGDWVGDGISVGEARWSFGGVVPGSFDGHIRKSIPMYEDGHELTAKLSDFFVGPNSVVYDLGCSTGTLTRRLAERHQDLRDAKFSGLEVEPEMLELARSRHADVQNLRFEHCDILDYEFEKSDFIASHYTLQFIRLKDRMGLLRQIYNALNEGGAFVLFEKVSASDAQFQDIMGLLYNQFKLENGFTVDEIMAKTFSLKGVMQPISTDQNLICLRNVGFSKILTIQKYLCFEGWLAIK from the coding sequence ATGAGTGAGAAAAAGAAAAGCGTTGGAGATTGGGTTGGTGATGGCATTTCTGTTGGTGAAGCTCGCTGGTCATTTGGTGGAGTTGTCCCCGGTAGCTTTGATGGACACATTCGAAAGTCTATTCCAATGTATGAAGATGGTCATGAATTGACAGCGAAACTCTCTGATTTTTTCGTCGGTCCAAATTCAGTGGTATATGATTTGGGTTGTTCAACTGGAACTTTGACGCGAAGACTTGCTGAGCGTCATCAAGACCTTCGCGATGCAAAGTTCAGCGGTTTAGAAGTTGAGCCGGAGATGTTGGAACTGGCGAGGAGTCGGCATGCTGATGTTCAAAACCTCCGGTTTGAACACTGCGATATTTTGGACTACGAATTTGAAAAATCGGATTTCATTGCTTCGCACTACACGCTTCAGTTCATCCGCTTGAAGGACAGAATGGGGCTGCTACGGCAGATATACAATGCGCTGAACGAAGGTGGTGCATTCGTTCTATTTGAGAAGGTATCGGCGAGTGATGCGCAATTTCAAGATATCATGGGTTTGCTATACAACCAATTCAAACTTGAAAATGGGTTTACAGTTGATGAGATTATGGCAAAAACATTCAGCTTGAAGGGCGTAATGCAACCCATTTCCACAGATCAAAACCTTATTTGCTTGCGTAATGTTGGGTTCAGCAAGATATTGACAATCCAAAAGTACCTTTGCTTTGAAGGTTGGTTGGCAATAAAATGA
- the aroQ gene encoding type II 3-dehydroquinate dehydratase yields MKILVLNGPNLNLLGQREPDIYGVSTLADIESMCLDTGRDIGVELGFAQSNHEGALVDAIQGAPGTYDGIVLNAGAYTHSSIAIRDAISATTLPVLELHLSNVHAREGFRHHSMIAPVCIGVIGGFGATGYLLALRAMANHLGADR; encoded by the coding sequence ATGAAAATTCTGGTCTTGAACGGGCCCAATCTGAACCTTCTGGGTCAGCGGGAACCTGATATATATGGCGTGTCCACCCTCGCTGATATCGAATCCATGTGTCTGGACACAGGCCGGGATATCGGGGTCGAGCTTGGCTTTGCCCAATCGAACCATGAAGGCGCGCTTGTCGATGCCATTCAGGGCGCGCCGGGCACCTATGATGGTATCGTGCTGAATGCCGGAGCATATACGCACAGTTCCATTGCGATCCGGGATGCAATCAGCGCCACCACCCTGCCCGTTCTGGAACTGCATCTCAGCAATGTCCATGCGCGGGAAGGTTTTCGCCACCACTCGATGATTGCCCCGGTCTGTATCGGGGTGATCGGCGGGTTCGGCGCAACCGGGTATCTTCTGGCGTTGCGCGCAATGGCAAACCATCTTGGTGCAGACCGATGA